One window of the Nitrospiria bacterium genome contains the following:
- a CDS encoding periplasmic heavy metal sensor, giving the protein MSNTTMTKKSRLSLALVLGALLVGGAVLATGVLADSGPRAMMGRHCDMHRGDMRDRVGHALHGLIRSQKALGLSADQETKIKAIALEHEKSRIQSEADMKLANLDVRADIFNEKVELPTIESALQKSESARTAMRLEGVKALRAAAAVLTPEQREKWHQRMMPGHEAGAGRNGHGHGPMAHPNDMPEKQG; this is encoded by the coding sequence ATGTCGAATACAACAATGACAAAAAAATCCCGGTTATCGCTCGCGCTCGTCCTTGGAGCCCTGCTGGTCGGGGGCGCCGTTCTGGCGACCGGTGTTCTCGCCGATTCGGGCCCGAGGGCCATGATGGGCCGCCACTGTGATATGCATCGCGGAGACATGCGCGACAGGGTCGGTCACGCATTGCACGGGTTGATCCGGTCCCAGAAGGCGCTCGGTTTATCCGCGGACCAGGAAACCAAAATCAAGGCCATTGCGCTTGAACATGAAAAGAGCCGCATCCAAAGCGAAGCGGACATGAAACTGGCCAATCTGGATGTCCGGGCGGATATTTTCAACGAGAAGGTTGAACTGCCGACGATAGAGTCGGCGCTTCAAAAATCCGAAAGCGCCCGTACCGCCATGCGTCTGGAAGGGGTAAAGGCCCTGCGCGCCGCGGCGGCCGTTCTGACGCCGGAACAGCGCGAGAAATGGCATCAGAGGATGATGCCGGGACACGAAGCGGGAGCCGGAAGGAACGGGCACGGTCACGGACCTATGGCCCATCCCAACGATATGCCCGAAAAGCAGGGTTGA
- a CDS encoding efflux RND transporter permease subunit, whose protein sequence is MSIPELFIRRPIMTTLVMSAILLFGIVSYSLLPVSQLPNVDFPTIQVSASLPGAGAETMASSVATPLERQFSTIAGIDSMTSNSALGVTQITVQFSLDRNIDAAAQDIQSAIAAAARTLPPDMPTPPTYQKVNPAEQPILFLALSSPSLPLSAVDEYAETLMAQRISMINGVAQVQVFGSQKYAVRVQLDPDALASRGIGIDDVEKAVEAGNVNVPTGTLYGTHQAFTVQANGQLTDASAYRRLIVAYRDGSPVRLEELGRVIDSVQTDKVASWYNGTRAVILAIQRQPGTNTIEVVDAIKKLLPAFRIQMPAAVNLETLYDRSESIRESVHDVQSTLLLAVGLVVLVIFLFLRNVSATVIPSLALPMALIGTFTVMYLLGYSVDNLSLLAMILSVGFVVDDAIVVLENIVRHMEKGKGVLTAALDGSAEIGFTILSMTLSLAAVFLPVLLMGGVLGRLLHEFAVTIVSAVLVSGFTSLTLTPMLCSRFLRPPGHRKHGRLFEASERFFQAMFHAYESSLKRLLAYRRTLMAFFVLLLLATAYLFVEMPKGFIPTEDVGLLFGFTQASDDISFDAMMEHQKAVAEIVRQDPAVESFMSSIGAGGPNATLNTGRVFIRLKPASQRPTADEVIQRLRPKLMTVPGVSVFLQNLPIIRIGGQLTKSQYQYTLQDTDPQELYHWTGVLEEKMSALPGFQDVTTDLLIHSPQVVVDIDRDRASALGVTADQIENALYDAYGERQVSTIYTPTNQYWVIMELEPQYQRDPAAISKLYIRSASGPLVPLNAVAKLTQSVGPLTVSHLGQLPSATISFNLRPGVSLSDAVRQVEKLARELRTPATLNASFQGTAQAFQSSLQGLWVLLLLAVLVIYIVLGILYESFTHPLTILSGLPSAAFGALLTLLIFHMELNVYGFVGLLMLLGIVKKNAIMMIDFALEAQRKEGKSPLDAIVEGCLIRFRPIMMTTMAAFMGTLPIALGIGAGAGARRPLGLTVVGGLIVSQLVTLYITPVIYLYLESLQERLTGRRKRRPPAVQEHIASRESVEERTSEPTMVK, encoded by the coding sequence ATGAGCATTCCGGAACTGTTCATCCGCCGGCCCATCATGACGACGCTCGTCATGTCGGCCATCCTGCTTTTCGGCATCGTGAGCTACAGTTTGTTGCCCGTGAGCCAGCTTCCCAACGTCGACTTTCCCACGATTCAGGTCTCGGCGAGCCTTCCGGGGGCCGGCGCCGAAACGATGGCCTCCTCCGTGGCCACCCCCTTGGAGCGTCAATTCTCGACCATCGCGGGCATCGATTCCATGACGTCCAACAGCGCGCTCGGGGTCACTCAGATTACGGTTCAATTCAGTCTGGACCGAAACATCGACGCCGCCGCGCAGGATATCCAATCGGCCATCGCGGCCGCGGCGAGAACTCTGCCGCCGGACATGCCGACGCCTCCGACCTATCAGAAAGTCAACCCGGCCGAGCAGCCCATTCTCTTCCTGGCGCTGAGCTCCCCGAGCCTGCCCCTCTCGGCCGTGGACGAATACGCCGAGACCCTGATGGCGCAGCGCATCTCGATGATCAACGGCGTGGCTCAGGTCCAGGTCTTCGGCTCACAGAAGTATGCCGTCCGGGTTCAGCTCGATCCCGACGCCCTGGCCTCGCGTGGAATCGGCATCGACGATGTCGAGAAAGCCGTGGAAGCCGGAAATGTGAACGTGCCGACCGGGACGCTCTACGGAACGCATCAGGCCTTCACCGTCCAGGCCAACGGCCAGCTCACCGACGCTTCCGCCTATCGGCGTCTCATAGTGGCCTACCGCGACGGATCCCCCGTCCGTTTGGAGGAACTGGGTCGCGTCATCGACAGCGTCCAGACCGACAAGGTAGCCAGCTGGTACAACGGTACCCGGGCCGTCATTCTGGCCATCCAGCGTCAACCGGGAACCAACACGATCGAGGTGGTCGACGCCATCAAGAAACTGCTCCCCGCGTTTCGAATCCAGATGCCGGCGGCCGTAAACCTGGAGACGCTCTATGACCGTTCGGAATCGATCCGCGAATCGGTCCACGACGTGCAATCCACGCTGCTTCTGGCCGTCGGGCTGGTGGTCCTGGTGATCTTCCTGTTTCTGCGAAATGTGTCGGCCACGGTGATTCCCAGCCTGGCGCTTCCGATGGCGCTCATCGGCACGTTCACGGTGATGTATCTGTTGGGCTACAGCGTCGATAACCTTTCCCTGCTGGCCATGATCCTGTCCGTGGGGTTCGTGGTGGACGACGCGATCGTCGTCCTGGAGAATATCGTGCGGCACATGGAAAAGGGGAAAGGCGTGCTTACGGCGGCGCTGGACGGCTCGGCCGAAATCGGGTTCACCATTCTGTCGATGACCCTCTCGCTGGCCGCGGTGTTCCTTCCGGTGCTTTTGATGGGGGGGGTGCTGGGGCGGCTGCTTCATGAATTTGCGGTGACGATCGTGTCGGCGGTTCTTGTTTCCGGTTTCACCTCGCTGACCCTGACGCCCATGCTCTGCAGTCGTTTTCTACGCCCGCCAGGCCACCGGAAGCACGGGCGCTTGTTTGAGGCGTCGGAGCGGTTCTTCCAGGCGATGTTTCACGCCTACGAAAGCAGCCTGAAGCGTTTATTGGCTTATCGCCGGACCCTCATGGCGTTCTTCGTTCTTCTCCTTCTGGCCACGGCCTATCTCTTTGTCGAAATGCCGAAGGGGTTCATCCCGACGGAGGATGTCGGCCTCCTTTTCGGCTTCACCCAGGCGTCGGACGACATCTCCTTCGACGCCATGATGGAACATCAAAAAGCCGTGGCCGAGATCGTCCGGCAGGACCCCGCGGTGGAATCGTTTATGTCCTCCATCGGCGCGGGAGGTCCCAACGCGACGTTGAACACCGGCAGAGTCTTCATCCGCCTCAAGCCGGCCTCGCAGCGTCCGACGGCGGACGAGGTGATTCAGCGGTTGCGCCCCAAGCTGATGACGGTTCCGGGGGTGTCCGTTTTTTTGCAGAACCTGCCGATCATCCGGATCGGAGGACAGTTGACCAAGAGCCAGTACCAGTACACGCTGCAGGACACGGATCCCCAGGAGCTTTATCACTGGACCGGCGTGCTCGAGGAGAAAATGAGCGCGCTGCCGGGATTCCAGGACGTAACGACCGATCTTCTGATCCACAGCCCCCAAGTCGTCGTTGATATCGACCGGGACCGGGCCTCCGCGCTCGGCGTCACGGCCGATCAGATCGAAAATGCCTTGTACGACGCCTACGGGGAAAGGCAGGTTTCCACGATCTACACGCCCACCAACCAGTACTGGGTGATCATGGAACTGGAGCCGCAGTACCAACGGGATCCCGCGGCCATCTCGAAGCTCTACATCCGCTCGGCTTCCGGACCGCTGGTTCCTTTGAACGCCGTGGCCAAGCTGACCCAGAGCGTCGGACCGCTCACCGTCTCCCATCTCGGCCAGCTTCCCTCCGCCACGATCTCGTTCAACCTTCGACCCGGAGTCTCGCTCAGCGACGCCGTGCGGCAGGTTGAAAAACTCGCGCGTGAGCTGCGCACCCCCGCAACGCTCAACGCCAGTTTTCAAGGAACGGCCCAGGCATTCCAGTCTTCGCTTCAGGGCCTTTGGGTTCTGCTGCTTCTGGCCGTTCTGGTTATTTACATCGTGCTGGGGATTCTCTATGAAAGCTTTACTCATCCGTTGACGATTTTATCGGGTCTTCCCTCCGCCGCGTTCGGGGCGTTGTTGACCCTGCTGATCTTCCATATGGAGCTTAACGTCTACGGCTTCGTCGGACTCCTGATGCTGCTCGGCATCGTGAAGAAAAATGCCATCATGATGATCGATTTTGCGCTCGAGGCGCAGCGCAAAGAGGGGAAGAGCCCCCTGGACGCGATCGTCGAGGGTTGTCTGATCCGGTTCCGGCCGATTATGATGACGACGATGGCGGCCTTCA
- a CDS encoding MarR family winged helix-turn-helix transcriptional regulator — translation METVPMVMRFIRREMRGHGAPFLSVAQLRTLVYVDRCPGTDLSGVADHLGVTPATASSVVNRLVRQGLVNRAAHPQKRRHVVLTLTRNGSQRLRHVRETVCSLVRKMLADRSASELQKILDGIALLGMVFKGVVGREDR, via the coding sequence ATGGAAACGGTTCCCATGGTCATGCGCTTCATCCGACGGGAAATGCGCGGCCATGGCGCGCCGTTTCTTTCGGTGGCTCAGTTGCGGACGCTGGTTTATGTGGACCGGTGTCCGGGCACCGATCTCTCCGGCGTGGCGGACCATCTTGGCGTCACCCCGGCCACCGCGTCCTCTGTCGTGAACCGCTTGGTGCGGCAAGGTCTGGTCAACCGCGCAGCGCATCCTCAGAAACGCCGGCATGTGGTGCTGACTCTCACCCGGAACGGCTCTCAGCGTCTCCGGCATGTTCGTGAAACGGTATGTTCGCTGGTGAGAAAAATGCTTGCGGACCGGTCCGCATCGGAATTGCAAAAGATCCTGGATGGAATCGCTTTGCTCGGAATGGTGTTCAAAGGGGTTGTCGGTCGCGAGGATCGTTAA
- a CDS encoding efflux RND transporter permease subunit produces TTTPMMCARLLKPDAARARSRVYHAGARAFAAVLGWYDTSLAWSLRHGRFMLLLLAGTICLNVYLYVIVPKGFFPQQDTGRLIGNIQADQSISFQAMRQKLTDYTGIISQDPAVESVVGFTGGSRVNSGFMFISLKPLAQRKLSADLVIERLRGKLAREPGANLFLQPAQDIRMGGRQSNAQYQYTLQADELDELRAWGPRILRALSQLPQLADVNTDQQDKGLQTTLVIDRDTAARLGVTPELIDATLNDAFGQRQVSTIYNPLNQYRVVMEAAPQYGQSPSALNNVYVSTSTAAQVPLSAFAHYEPTNTPLSVNHQGQFVATTISFNLSPGVSLSAAARAIEHALGRIGVPTSIHGSFQGTARAFQSSLDSQPWLILAALLTVYIVLGILYESYVHPITILSTLPSAGVGAILALLAFHIEFSVIALIGVILLIGIVKKNAIMMIDFALDAERRHGLGPEQAIYQACLLRFRPIMMTTMAALLGAVPLAIGFGEGAEMRRPLGVAIVGGLIVSQLLTLYTTPVVYVYLDRFRLRCLHVWARRSERSTSERAPETPGC; encoded by the coding sequence CACGACCACCCCGATGATGTGCGCGCGGCTGCTGAAGCCGGATGCGGCGCGCGCGCGCAGCCGCGTTTATCACGCCGGCGCGCGCGCGTTCGCCGCGGTCCTGGGCTGGTATGACACGTCACTCGCCTGGTCGCTCCGGCACGGGCGTTTCATGCTGTTGCTGCTTGCTGGCACCATCTGTCTGAACGTCTACCTTTACGTGATCGTACCCAAGGGTTTCTTTCCTCAACAGGACACCGGGCGGTTGATCGGCAATATCCAGGCGGATCAGAGCATCTCGTTTCAGGCGATGCGGCAGAAACTCACCGATTATACCGGAATCATCAGCCAGGACCCGGCCGTGGAGAGCGTGGTCGGGTTCACCGGCGGTTCACGGGTCAACTCGGGTTTCATGTTTATCTCGCTCAAGCCGCTCGCGCAACGCAAGCTTTCCGCTGACCTGGTGATCGAGCGGCTGCGCGGCAAGCTCGCGCGCGAGCCCGGCGCGAACCTGTTCCTGCAACCGGCGCAGGATATCCGCATGGGCGGACGGCAGAGCAACGCGCAATACCAGTACACGCTGCAGGCGGACGAGCTGGACGAGCTGCGCGCCTGGGGGCCCCGCATCCTGCGGGCCTTGAGCCAGCTGCCCCAACTGGCCGACGTGAACACGGATCAGCAGGACAAGGGCCTGCAGACCACGCTCGTCATCGACCGGGACACCGCCGCGCGCCTCGGCGTGACGCCGGAACTGATCGATGCGACGCTGAACGACGCCTTCGGCCAGCGCCAGGTCTCCACGATTTACAACCCTCTGAACCAGTACCGCGTGGTGATGGAAGCCGCGCCCCAGTACGGGCAAAGTCCGTCGGCGCTGAACAACGTCTACGTGAGCACGTCCACCGCGGCGCAAGTACCGCTGTCGGCCTTCGCGCATTACGAACCTACGAACACGCCGCTCAGCGTGAACCACCAGGGCCAGTTCGTGGCAACCACGATCTCGTTCAATCTGTCGCCCGGTGTTTCGCTGTCCGCCGCGGCGCGTGCGATCGAGCACGCGCTCGGCCGCATCGGCGTGCCCACGTCGATCCACGGCAGTTTCCAGGGCACGGCACGCGCGTTCCAGTCCTCGCTCGACAGCCAGCCGTGGCTGATTCTGGCGGCGCTTCTGACCGTTTATATCGTGCTGGGAATCTTGTATGAAAGCTATGTGCATCCGATCACGATCCTTTCCACCCTGCCGTCGGCGGGCGTCGGGGCGATCCTCGCGCTGCTGGCTTTTCACATCGAGTTCAGCGTCATCGCCTTGATCGGCGTCATCCTGCTGATCGGCATCGTCAAGAAGAACGCCATCATGATGATCGACTTTGCGCTCGACGCGGAACGCCGGCACGGGCTGGGCCCGGAACAGGCGATCTACCAGGCCTGTCTGCTGCGTTTCCGCCCCATCATGATGACAACCATGGCGGCGCTGCTGGGCGCGGTGCCGCTGGCCATCGGCTTCGGCGAGGGCGCAGAGATGCGCCGTCCGCTCGGCGTCGCCATCGTCGGTGGTCTGATCGTGAGCCAGTTACTGACGCTGTATACGACGCCGGTGGTCTACGTGTATCTCGACCGTTTTCGTCTCAGGTGTCTCCACGTATGGGCCAGACGCTCGGAGCGGTCCACCAGCGAGCGCGCACCGGAGACGCCCGGATGTTGA
- a CDS encoding efflux transporter outer membrane subunit, with protein MNRKHVRIVVLAATLALLGACAVGPDYVRPTIKVPTDFKEMNGWKVAEPKDDGVRGTWWELFNDPLLNTLEEQVNISNQNVVAAEAQFRAARALVQAARSSYFPTVTAGASFTRSNKPSGLAGNTKVYSLPVEASWEADVWGRIRRTVEANEASAQASAADLEATRLSVRAELAQDYFQLRALDAQKGLLDSAVVDYQRSLELTKNRYASGVAAKSDILQAETLLKTTEAQALDVGVQRAQLEHAIALLIGTPASLFSIPVVPLTAIPPVIPVGVPSELLERRPDIAAAERRVAAGNAEIGVAKAAFFPAVTLGASGGFQASDLASWLMWPSRFWAIGPAILETVFDGGLRRAQTDQVRAAYDADVASYRQTVLTGFQEVEDNLAALRILDEEARVQDEAVQAARQSVTLTTNQYKAGIVNYLDVVTVEVIALSNERTAANILGNRMSASVLLIKALGGGWNASALPSVHDLAGMKDGRPASTGSESVSVNFPVAAAVPGERRALHTER; from the coding sequence ATGAATCGAAAACATGTGAGAATTGTCGTGCTCGCAGCGACACTCGCGCTGCTCGGCGCGTGCGCAGTCGGACCCGATTACGTGCGTCCCACGATCAAGGTGCCGACCGATTTTAAGGAGATGAACGGCTGGAAGGTGGCGGAACCCAAGGACGATGGCGTCCGGGGGACGTGGTGGGAGCTTTTCAATGATCCGTTGCTGAACACGCTCGAAGAGCAGGTCAACATTTCCAATCAGAACGTGGTCGCGGCGGAAGCGCAGTTTCGCGCGGCTCGCGCGCTGGTTCAGGCGGCTCGGTCAAGCTACTTTCCAACAGTCACCGCGGGTGCCTCGTTCACTCGGTCCAATAAACCGTCCGGTCTTGCCGGCAACACCAAGGTCTATTCATTGCCCGTCGAGGCGTCCTGGGAGGCGGATGTCTGGGGCCGGATTCGCCGCACCGTCGAGGCCAACGAGGCGAGCGCCCAGGCGAGCGCGGCGGACCTTGAAGCAACCCGCCTGAGCGTCCGCGCCGAACTTGCGCAGGACTATTTTCAATTGCGTGCGCTCGATGCCCAGAAAGGGCTTCTGGACTCTGCGGTCGTTGACTATCAAAGATCCCTTGAACTTACAAAGAATAGGTACGCAAGCGGCGTCGCGGCCAAATCGGATATCCTCCAGGCCGAAACCCTACTCAAGACCACCGAGGCCCAGGCTCTGGACGTCGGCGTGCAGCGCGCGCAACTGGAGCATGCCATCGCGCTGCTCATCGGGACACCGGCTTCGCTCTTTTCCATTCCCGTCGTGCCTCTGACCGCGATCCCGCCGGTCATTCCCGTCGGCGTCCCATCGGAGCTGCTCGAACGTCGGCCCGATATCGCGGCGGCCGAGCGGCGCGTCGCGGCCGGAAACGCGGAGATCGGCGTCGCCAAGGCCGCGTTCTTTCCCGCCGTCACACTGGGCGCGTCGGGGGGCTTCCAAGCCTCGGATCTGGCCTCGTGGCTGATGTGGCCCAGTCGCTTCTGGGCGATCGGCCCCGCGATCCTGGAAACCGTGTTCGACGGGGGTCTTCGACGGGCGCAAACCGACCAAGTGCGGGCGGCTTATGACGCGGACGTGGCGTCCTATCGCCAGACGGTGCTGACGGGCTTCCAGGAGGTGGAGGATAATCTGGCCGCGCTCCGCATCCTGGATGAAGAGGCCCGGGTGCAGGATGAGGCGGTACAGGCCGCCCGGCAATCCGTAACGTTGACCACGAACCAGTACAAGGCCGGAATCGTCAACTACCTTGATGTGGTCACGGTTGAAGTCATTGCGCTGTCCAATGAGCGGACCGCGGCCAACATCCTCGGCAACCGGATGTCCGCCAGCGTGCTCTTGATCAAAGCGCTGGGCGGCGGCTGGAACGCGTCCGCCTTGCCCTCGGTCCATGACCTTGCCGGGATGAAGGACGGTCGGCCGGCATCTACAGGAAGCGAAAGCGTGTCGGTGAATTTTCCCGTTGCGGCGGCCGTTCCCGGTGAACGGCGGGCATTGCATACGGAAAGATGA
- a CDS encoding efflux RND transporter periplasmic adaptor subunit, with the protein MGRPSSVFQTVGVSCRIGPLFPRTATAFLAVAVFLSACSGQSSGQTPKKDAKGAPAVPVLVSPVVQKPMPVELRAIGNVQSYSTVVVKSLVEGTLTRAYFNEGQEVKQGALLFTIDARPFEVQLKQAEANLARDRAQAENARLEANRYEQLLQKQYVSQEQYEQLRANSGAYEGTLLADQAAVDQAKLQLDYCSIRSPVDGVAGTLLVYPGNLVKVDDPDHPLVTINQVRPIYVAFSVPEKDLSDIRRHRALGPLAVEAIVPNGKSPAAHGRLTFVDNAVNNTTGTIQLKALFPNEAETLWPGQFVNVVLTLTMQPDAVVVPSQAIQTGQQGSYVFVVKSDQTVESRPVVAAQEVNGETVINQGLAPGERVVTDGQLRLVSGVKVEIKTAPPGEMDPEKAPGKTP; encoded by the coding sequence ATGGGGCGTCCTTCGTCGGTCTTTCAAACAGTCGGGGTTTCATGCCGTATCGGGCCGCTCTTTCCGAGAACGGCAACGGCGTTCCTGGCGGTCGCGGTCTTCCTCTCGGCCTGCTCCGGCCAATCCTCGGGACAAACCCCGAAAAAGGATGCCAAAGGGGCGCCCGCCGTTCCGGTTCTCGTGAGCCCCGTCGTCCAAAAGCCCATGCCGGTCGAGTTGCGCGCCATCGGGAACGTGCAGTCGTATTCCACGGTCGTCGTCAAAAGCCTCGTTGAGGGAACCCTGACCCGGGCCTACTTCAATGAAGGCCAGGAGGTCAAGCAGGGGGCCCTTCTGTTTACCATCGATGCCCGCCCCTTCGAAGTGCAGCTCAAACAGGCCGAAGCCAATCTGGCCCGTGACCGCGCGCAGGCCGAAAACGCACGGCTGGAGGCCAACCGGTATGAACAACTGCTCCAAAAGCAGTACGTCAGCCAGGAACAGTATGAACAACTTCGCGCCAACTCCGGGGCCTATGAGGGCACCCTCCTTGCGGACCAAGCGGCTGTAGACCAGGCCAAGCTCCAACTCGATTACTGTTCGATCCGATCCCCCGTCGATGGCGTGGCCGGAACCCTTCTGGTCTACCCGGGCAATCTCGTCAAGGTGGACGACCCCGACCACCCGCTGGTGACGATCAACCAGGTCCGCCCGATCTATGTGGCCTTTTCCGTTCCGGAGAAGGATTTATCGGATATCCGGAGGCACCGGGCGCTCGGCCCGTTGGCCGTCGAGGCGATCGTTCCCAACGGCAAGTCGCCTGCGGCTCATGGACGACTGACCTTTGTGGACAATGCCGTGAATAACACAACGGGGACGATTCAGCTCAAAGCCCTCTTTCCAAACGAGGCGGAAACCCTCTGGCCGGGGCAATTCGTGAATGTGGTTTTAACATTAACCATGCAGCCGGACGCGGTGGTGGTGCCCTCGCAGGCGATCCAAACGGGACAGCAGGGCTCCTATGTTTTTGTGGTCAAATCCGACCAGACGGTGGAATCCCGCCCGGTCGTGGCGGCGCAGGAGGTGAACGGGGAAACGGTGATCAACCAGGGGCTTGCGCCCGGCGAGCGGGTCGTGACCGACGGCCAGCTCCGGCTCGTTTCCGGGGTGAAGGTTGAGATCAAAACGGCGCCTCCGGGCGAGATGGATCCGGAAAAAGCGCCGGGGAAAACCCCATGA